The Peribacillus sp. FSL E2-0218 genome contains a region encoding:
- a CDS encoding extracellular solute-binding protein: protein MKNQIFHLFMSIFLIMMASACGTDSDKENRIVKDNKKTVEEATEEAKPEKMVIWEEKGKADALKPVIEGFEKEYGIKVVHEELEIAEEMHDRLRRDGPIGNGKAPDVVTFSHRQVGQLVKEGLIQEVKVEDEVTDAFHESSIRAEMYQDKVFGLPKSVNTSVLIYNKKILSKAPETMNDLYKISKKLRKENAYGFHAEWNGFHDAYGVMAGMGSYVFHDENGKFNPSDIGLNDKHAIKAAAYIQKWYKANLIPKGDGAAIEKLYSQGELASFLGDANSFSGKKETGMAPLPELPNGKPMKSFLEVKGWHVTAFTKHPYWSTKLVEYLTSDKQAIQRYETTGDVPPNKSFSHNKLIKENERAQALSIQLQYAEPVPNIPEMNKVWRPMDSAMNRITMEKAKPKRTLDEAVKAIKKE from the coding sequence TTGAAGAACCAGATATTTCATTTGTTCATGTCCATATTTTTGATCATGATGGCAAGTGCTTGTGGTACTGATTCAGATAAGGAAAATAGAATCGTCAAGGATAATAAGAAAACTGTGGAAGAAGCCACCGAAGAAGCGAAACCGGAAAAAATGGTCATTTGGGAGGAAAAAGGTAAAGCTGATGCCCTAAAGCCAGTTATCGAAGGCTTTGAAAAAGAATATGGCATTAAAGTTGTACATGAAGAACTGGAAATTGCTGAAGAAATGCATGACCGCCTGCGCCGTGATGGCCCAATCGGAAACGGAAAAGCCCCGGATGTCGTAACATTTTCTCATCGGCAAGTCGGTCAGCTCGTGAAGGAAGGCCTGATTCAGGAAGTGAAGGTGGAGGATGAGGTAACGGATGCCTTCCATGAATCTTCGATCCGGGCTGAAATGTATCAAGATAAGGTATTTGGATTGCCGAAATCGGTAAACACCTCCGTATTGATTTACAATAAAAAAATACTGTCTAAAGCTCCCGAAACGATGAATGACTTATATAAAATCTCGAAGAAATTAAGAAAAGAGAACGCCTATGGTTTTCACGCCGAATGGAATGGATTTCATGATGCGTATGGCGTGATGGCTGGAATGGGAAGCTATGTATTCCACGATGAAAACGGAAAATTCAACCCTTCGGACATTGGTTTGAATGATAAGCATGCCATCAAAGCAGCTGCCTATATCCAAAAATGGTATAAAGCGAATTTGATCCCAAAAGGCGACGGGGCTGCGATCGAAAAGCTGTATAGTCAAGGGGAATTGGCTTCATTCCTTGGGGACGCAAACTCATTTTCCGGGAAAAAGGAAACAGGAATGGCGCCTTTGCCTGAATTGCCGAATGGCAAGCCGATGAAATCATTCCTGGAAGTCAAAGGCTGGCATGTAACGGCCTTCACGAAACATCCTTACTGGTCTACAAAATTGGTCGAGTATCTGACAAGTGACAAACAGGCAATCCAACGTTATGAAACAACTGGTGATGTCCCGCCGAACAAATCGTTCAGTCATAATAAATTGATTAAAGAAAATGAAAGGGCACAAGCCTTAAGCATACAATTACAATACGCTGAACCTGTGCCGAATATTCCGGAAATGAACAAAGTATGGAGACCGATGGATTCTGCCATGAATCGGATAACGATGGAAAAAGCTAAACCGAAAAGGACGTTGGATGAAGCGGTGAAGGCGATAAAAAAAGAATGA
- a CDS encoding SDR family oxidoreductase: MTNQNESKQGFPPQHQQHQPGLETKMEPNPESVKSSYKGSGKLKGKTAIITGGDSGIGKSVAIYYAKEGANVTVAYLDEHEDAKQTKELIEKEGQKCLLISGDIGNEAFCQDVVKKTVDEFGGLDILVNNAGEQHVQTSILDISAEQLEKTFRTNIFSMFHLTKAALKHLKKGSSIINTTSITAYQGNPKLIDYSSTKGAILAFTRALSNSILKDGIRVNGVAPGPIWTPLIPASFGEEDVAKFGQDTPMGRAGQPEELAPAYVYLASDDSSYVSGQVIHVNGGNVVNG, from the coding sequence TTGACTAATCAAAACGAAAGCAAACAAGGATTTCCCCCTCAGCATCAGCAACACCAACCTGGCTTGGAAACAAAAATGGAACCGAACCCAGAATCGGTTAAATCCTCTTATAAAGGCAGCGGAAAATTGAAAGGGAAAACCGCTATCATCACGGGAGGAGACAGCGGTATCGGCAAATCAGTGGCCATCTATTATGCAAAAGAAGGAGCAAATGTCACAGTCGCGTACTTGGATGAACATGAGGATGCCAAGCAGACAAAAGAATTGATTGAAAAAGAAGGGCAAAAATGCTTACTCATTTCCGGAGATATTGGTAATGAAGCCTTCTGCCAGGATGTCGTCAAAAAAACGGTGGATGAATTCGGCGGTTTGGATATTCTGGTGAACAATGCCGGTGAGCAGCATGTACAAACAAGTATCCTTGATATTTCCGCTGAACAATTGGAAAAAACGTTCCGCACCAATATCTTTTCGATGTTCCACTTAACAAAGGCTGCTTTAAAGCATCTAAAAAAAGGCAGCAGCATCATTAATACAACCTCTATCACCGCCTATCAGGGCAATCCGAAATTAATCGATTACTCTTCTACAAAAGGTGCCATTTTAGCCTTTACGAGGGCTCTTTCCAACTCCATTTTAAAAGATGGCATCAGAGTGAACGGTGTTGCACCGGGTCCAATCTGGACGCCACTGATCCCTGCTTCATTCGGTGAAGAGGATGTTGCCAAATTCGGCCAGGATACACCAATGGGCCGCGCTGGACAGCCAGAGGAATTAGCACCAGCCTATGTCTATTTGGCCAGCGATGATTCTTCCTATGTCAGCGGACAAGTCATTCATGTAAACGGCGGAAATGTTGTAAACGGGTAA
- a CDS encoding alpha-amylase family glycosyl hydrolase, whose translation MRNGVLSLALIPLLLFYAIPVGAAEKEQRTWTDEIVYSLMVDRFFDGNTKNNGDANVNDPSAFNGGDFEGVTKKLNYLKDMGYTAIILSPIFANEDKGYHGDWVTDFYKTDQHYGTMKEFKKLVNEAHDLDMKVILDFQANNVGPHSSWLNEEDKQGWFHDKKEISNDGDQKLMETGWHDGLPDLNQDNEATREYLLDAAKWWITETDIDGYRLNKVQYVGKDFWKEFVDAVKSEKSNFYTIGDVNGDADTISSYKETGMDAFMAYPQNGALREAFSAPDKELKPVFNAFEDSEAKFGGKAPQALFMDTQSMPRFTKDAADHNENPGSRWKMALSYLYTMPGVPIVFYGSEIALNGNLAPDNHKLMNFKTEQELVEYITKLSDLRDMHPALTKGDMEILYEQGGASVFKRVHGKETMVVVMNNTSGTQTIKLSDKQLEKNKELRGMLNGDLVRSKGNSYTIVIDRETSEVYTLSPKSIINIPYLIVIGLVLVIFAIFIALVIKRSKRNQPK comes from the coding sequence ATGAGAAATGGAGTGTTATCACTCGCTTTAATTCCGTTGCTTCTTTTTTACGCCATTCCAGTAGGAGCAGCTGAAAAAGAACAACGAACTTGGACGGATGAAATCGTATATTCATTAATGGTGGACCGATTTTTCGATGGCAATACCAAAAATAATGGTGATGCGAATGTAAATGACCCTTCTGCGTTTAATGGCGGGGATTTTGAAGGTGTCACGAAGAAACTGAATTATTTAAAGGACATGGGTTATACCGCTATCATCCTTTCACCGATTTTTGCTAATGAAGATAAGGGCTATCATGGGGATTGGGTGACCGATTTTTATAAAACGGATCAACACTATGGGACAATGAAAGAATTTAAAAAGCTCGTGAATGAGGCCCATGATCTTGACATGAAAGTGATTCTTGATTTTCAGGCCAATAATGTGGGACCTCATTCATCTTGGCTGAATGAGGAAGATAAACAAGGATGGTTCCATGATAAAAAAGAAATCTCCAATGACGGCGACCAAAAGCTAATGGAAACAGGCTGGCACGACGGTCTTCCCGATTTGAATCAAGACAATGAGGCAACAAGGGAATATCTACTTGATGCTGCAAAATGGTGGATAACGGAAACTGATATTGATGGGTACCGTTTAAATAAAGTCCAATACGTGGGAAAAGATTTTTGGAAGGAATTTGTGGATGCAGTCAAATCTGAAAAATCAAATTTCTATACAATCGGCGATGTAAATGGTGATGCCGATACGATTTCAAGCTACAAGGAAACGGGAATGGATGCCTTTATGGCCTATCCGCAAAATGGTGCATTAAGGGAAGCGTTTTCCGCTCCCGACAAAGAATTGAAGCCGGTTTTTAATGCATTCGAGGACAGTGAAGCGAAGTTCGGCGGTAAGGCCCCCCAAGCATTGTTCATGGATACCCAGAGTATGCCGCGTTTTACCAAGGATGCAGCCGATCATAATGAAAATCCGGGTTCCAGATGGAAAATGGCGTTGTCCTATCTTTATACGATGCCGGGAGTGCCAATCGTATTTTATGGCTCCGAAATTGCTTTGAATGGCAATTTGGCTCCAGACAATCATAAATTGATGAATTTTAAGACAGAACAGGAGCTGGTGGAATACATTACGAAGCTTTCTGATCTTAGAGACATGCACCCTGCTTTGACAAAGGGGGATATGGAAATTTTATATGAACAGGGGGGAGCCTCGGTATTCAAACGTGTACATGGCAAGGAGACGATGGTTGTCGTCATGAACAATACGTCTGGGACCCAAACGATAAAGCTTTCCGATAAGCAACTTGAAAAGAACAAAGAGTTGAGAGGCATGCTGAATGGCGATCTGGTGCGCAGTAAGGGCAACAGTTACACGATTGTAATCGACAGGGAGACGTCAGAGGTCTACACACTGTCACCTAAGTCCATCATCAATATTCCTTACCTGATCGTTATAGGATTGGTTCTTGTCATTTTTGCTATATTCATTGCTTTGGTCATTAAACGGTCAAAAAGGAACCAACCAAAATAA
- a CDS encoding glycoside hydrolase family 13 protein yields the protein MEFSSIHHRPTDNFAYTIDKETLHIRLRTKRQDISSVGLIFGDPYISDKGQWLYEEKAMSLSGRDAHYDYWDVYVLPPYRRIRYGFKIRSGDDMAIYTEKGFFKEVPRDPGSYFAIPYLHQNEIFGAPEWVKDTIWYQIFPERFANGNPDNDPEGAKPWGSEEPTVDNFFGGDFEGIIEHLDYLEGLGINGIYFTPIFEAHSNHKYDTIDYRKIDPQFGTEETLKTLIQECHKRGIRVMLDAVFNHSGYYFPPFQDLLEKGEESKYKDWFHPHDFPLHGGERPNYETFGFFESMPKLNTANPEVKEYLLEVSTYWIKEYDIDAWRLDVANEVDHPFWRDFRKAVKEIKPDLYILGEIWHDSMPWLRGDQFDAVMNYPFTNQVFRLVASQTINAREFIEEMTAIYQSYPTNVFDVTFNLLGSHDTPRIFTDCGEDLARAKLIHAILLTFNGSPCIYYGDEIGLTGGMDPGCRKCMVWEEEKQNSELLNEIKELIRLRKEERLLANEGMFKFLDTSGNEDIVAYLKYNQDRSVVVLVNPTEAFQSFPLPFDLRGRTVTNLRTKAAVKERQIELGNYEYKILAFDH from the coding sequence TTGGAATTTTCTTCGATACACCATAGACCTACTGACAATTTCGCCTATACCATCGACAAAGAAACTCTACATATCCGCCTGCGTACGAAAAGACAAGATATCTCCTCAGTAGGATTGATTTTTGGGGATCCATACATATCGGATAAAGGACAATGGCTATATGAGGAGAAAGCGATGAGCCTATCCGGACGCGATGCCCATTATGATTATTGGGATGTGTATGTGTTGCCCCCATACCGAAGAATTCGCTATGGCTTCAAGATCCGTTCAGGAGATGATATGGCCATCTACACGGAAAAGGGTTTTTTCAAAGAAGTTCCAAGGGACCCAGGAAGCTATTTCGCCATTCCCTATCTGCATCAAAATGAAATATTCGGTGCTCCTGAATGGGTAAAAGATACAATTTGGTACCAAATTTTCCCAGAACGATTTGCGAACGGCAACCCTGATAACGACCCAGAAGGTGCAAAGCCTTGGGGGAGCGAAGAACCGACCGTGGATAATTTTTTTGGCGGTGACTTTGAAGGGATCATTGAACATTTAGATTATTTGGAAGGGCTTGGCATTAACGGGATCTACTTCACGCCAATCTTCGAGGCCCATTCCAATCACAAGTACGATACGATCGATTACCGGAAAATCGACCCTCAATTCGGAACCGAGGAAACATTGAAGACACTCATACAGGAGTGCCACAAGCGTGGTATCCGCGTCATGCTGGATGCCGTTTTCAACCATAGCGGCTACTACTTCCCACCTTTCCAGGATTTACTCGAGAAGGGAGAGGAATCAAAGTATAAGGACTGGTTCCACCCCCATGATTTCCCCCTTCATGGAGGGGAAAGGCCGAATTATGAAACATTCGGTTTTTTCGAATCGATGCCGAAATTGAATACAGCGAATCCGGAGGTAAAGGAATACCTGCTTGAAGTATCGACCTATTGGATCAAGGAGTATGATATAGATGCGTGGCGGCTGGACGTAGCCAATGAAGTCGACCATCCCTTCTGGCGTGATTTCCGAAAAGCGGTCAAAGAAATCAAGCCAGACCTATATATCCTTGGAGAAATCTGGCACGACTCCATGCCTTGGCTGCGCGGCGACCAGTTTGATGCCGTGATGAATTACCCGTTCACCAACCAAGTTTTTCGCCTGGTGGCATCGCAAACCATCAATGCTCGCGAGTTCATCGAGGAAATGACAGCCATTTATCAGAGCTATCCGACCAATGTTTTTGACGTAACGTTCAATCTGCTCGGAAGTCATGATACACCGCGGATCTTCACCGATTGCGGCGAGGATTTGGCCCGAGCCAAACTAATCCACGCCATCCTGCTGACCTTCAATGGCAGCCCCTGCATTTATTATGGTGATGAGATCGGCTTGACAGGCGGCATGGATCCAGGATGCCGAAAATGCATGGTTTGGGAAGAAGAAAAACAAAACAGCGAGCTTTTAAATGAAATCAAGGAATTGATTCGGTTAAGGAAAGAAGAACGGTTATTGGCAAATGAAGGGATGTTCAAATTTTTGGATACTAGCGGAAACGAAGATATCGTTGCTTACTTAAAATATAATCAAGATCGTTCCGTGGTGGTCCTCGTTAATCCAACCGAGGCTTTCCAATCCTTCCCCCTTCCTTTTGACTTGAGGGGACGGACCGTTACGAATTTAAGAACGAAAGCAGCCGTTAAGGAACGGCAAATTGAATTGGGTAACTATGAATATAAAATCTTGGCATTCGATCATTGA
- a CDS encoding alpha-glucosidase, producing the protein MIKTWWKEAVCYQIYPRSFMDSNGDGVGDLKGVISKLDYLQDLGIDVIWICPFYKSPNADNGYDISDYQAVSEEFGSIDDIELLLKDVHQRGMKVILDLVLNHTSDEHPWFIESRSSRDNPKRDWYIWRDGHDGREPNNWESIFSGSAWKFDEGTHQYYLHLFAEKQPDLNWKNADVRKALYKMVNWWLDKGIDGFRIDAITHIHKREGLPDMANPYWHQYVPAFEMHTNQDGILDYLLELKEETFSQYDIMTVGEANGVRIEQAEEWVGEANGKFNMIFQFEHLGLWNRGQNQHVDVIGLKRAMTKWQKGLKDKGWNALFFENHDQPRSVSTWGNDHQYWLESAKMIGALYFFMQGTPFIYQGQEIGMTNVRFDSIDDYDDVGMKNFYRIETSKGRPHDEIMHIIWHSGRDNSRTPMQWSEQDNGGFTNGTPWMRVNSNYRAINVERQKEDPSSIYHFYKKMIQLRKKHEVLVYGEYELLWEDHPDLYIYTRSMNGDSVKVVCNFSMNHHQIDLSHWGEMELLLANYDDCPEGSIIGLRPYETRIYRY; encoded by the coding sequence ATGATCAAGACTTGGTGGAAAGAAGCCGTTTGTTATCAAATTTATCCACGCAGCTTCATGGATAGTAATGGTGATGGAGTGGGAGATTTAAAAGGAGTGATTTCCAAACTCGATTACCTCCAGGATTTAGGGATCGACGTCATTTGGATATGTCCATTTTATAAATCTCCCAATGCTGATAATGGCTATGACATTAGTGATTATCAAGCAGTTTCGGAAGAGTTCGGATCAATCGATGATATCGAGCTACTATTGAAAGATGTTCACCAGCGCGGCATGAAGGTGATCCTCGATCTTGTGTTGAACCATACGAGTGATGAGCATCCTTGGTTCATTGAGTCACGGTCGTCCAGAGATAATCCGAAACGCGATTGGTATATATGGAGGGATGGTCATGACGGCCGCGAGCCGAATAATTGGGAAAGTATTTTTTCAGGAAGTGCCTGGAAATTCGATGAAGGTACCCATCAATACTATTTACATCTTTTTGCCGAAAAGCAGCCAGACTTAAATTGGAAAAATGCTGATGTGCGGAAAGCCCTGTATAAAATGGTCAATTGGTGGCTTGATAAGGGGATTGACGGCTTCCGGATTGATGCGATCACGCACATTCATAAGCGGGAGGGCCTGCCGGATATGGCAAACCCTTATTGGCATCAGTATGTACCTGCGTTTGAAATGCACACGAACCAGGATGGGATCCTCGATTACCTGCTAGAGCTTAAAGAGGAAACTTTCTCCCAATATGATATCATGACGGTCGGGGAAGCCAATGGCGTCAGGATCGAGCAGGCTGAAGAGTGGGTCGGGGAAGCGAATGGGAAGTTCAATATGATCTTTCAATTCGAACACCTTGGACTTTGGAATCGAGGTCAAAATCAGCATGTGGATGTAATCGGGCTTAAACGCGCCATGACCAAATGGCAAAAGGGCCTAAAGGATAAAGGCTGGAATGCCTTGTTTTTTGAAAACCATGATCAACCGAGAAGTGTATCGACATGGGGAAATGATCATCAATATTGGCTGGAGAGCGCAAAAATGATTGGGGCTCTATACTTTTTCATGCAAGGGACCCCTTTCATTTATCAAGGTCAGGAAATAGGCATGACGAATGTCCGATTTGACTCGATAGATGATTATGATGATGTCGGAATGAAAAACTTCTATCGCATTGAGACCTCCAAAGGCCGCCCGCATGACGAAATCATGCACATCATATGGCATAGCGGCCGTGATAATTCAAGGACCCCGATGCAATGGAGTGAACAAGATAATGGCGGATTCACTAATGGGACGCCGTGGATGAGGGTCAATTCCAATTATCGGGCGATTAATGTCGAACGGCAGAAGGAAGACCCTTCATCGATTTACCATTTTTATAAAAAGATGATTCAGCTAAGAAAAAAACATGAGGTCCTAGTTTACGGAGAATACGAATTATTATGGGAAGATCACCCGGACCTTTATATTTATACAAGAAGTATGAATGGTGATTCAGTCAAGGTAGTATGTAATTTCAGCATGAATCACCATCAGATCGATCTTTCCCATTGGGGGGAAATGGAGCTATTGCTTGCTAACTATGATGATTGTCCGGAAGGTTCCATTATTGGTTTACGGCCATATGAAACAAGGATTTATCGTTATTGA
- a CDS encoding YajQ family cyclic di-GMP-binding protein produces the protein MAKENSFDIVSKVDFSEVTNAVTMAMKEIQTRYDFKGSVSSITLEKEDLVLVSDDEYKLEQLKDVLISKLVKRDVPIKNLDYGKLEGASGGTVRQRAKLIQGIDKEQAKKINTIIKNSGLKVKSQIQDDQIRVTGKNRDDLQGIISAIRGADLSIDVQFLNYR, from the coding sequence ATGGCAAAGGAAAATTCATTTGATATAGTATCCAAAGTAGACTTTTCGGAAGTGACGAATGCAGTGACCATGGCTATGAAAGAAATTCAGACACGCTATGATTTTAAAGGGAGTGTAAGCAGCATAACCCTTGAAAAGGAAGACCTCGTTTTAGTGTCTGACGATGAATATAAGCTTGAACAATTAAAGGATGTCCTTATCAGTAAACTCGTGAAACGGGACGTACCGATCAAGAATTTGGACTATGGCAAATTGGAAGGTGCGTCTGGCGGAACTGTTCGCCAACGGGCCAAGCTAATTCAAGGCATTGATAAGGAACAAGCCAAAAAAATCAACACGATCATCAAAAATAGCGGTCTTAAGGTGAAAAGCCAAATACAAGATGACCAAATTCGCGTTACCGGGAAAAACAGGGATGATTTGCAAGGAATCATTTCAGCCATCAGGGGCGCCGATCTCTCGATTGACGTCCAATTCCTGAATTATCGCTAA
- a CDS encoding LacI family DNA-binding transcriptional regulator encodes MAITIKDVAQLAKVAPSTVSRVIANNPRISEKTKVRVRKAMKKLGYHPNFIARSLANQTTRIIGLVLPSSSIEFYQNPFFPTILQGLSEGAQENHYSLLLSTGKTEDEIYNGVVNMVQGGMVDGIILMYSRLNDHILTYLRERGFPFVIIGKPYDFIEELTYVDNDNVLAAEQATDYLIQLGHERIGFIGGDATLVMTLDRLSGFERALKRAGIVPRNEYTLHEDFLHEGGQAAAKRLLSIDEPPTALVVSDDLMALGVVQSLREMGIRTPEEMSIVSFNNVLFSELSLPALTSVDINIFDLGYQAAKGIIQMLQTGDAPAGAIIPHHFVERHSCRSLKQGAMVAMNY; translated from the coding sequence ATGGCAATCACGATAAAAGATGTGGCACAGTTAGCGAAAGTTGCACCTTCAACGGTATCCAGGGTGATCGCAAATAATCCTCGGATAAGTGAAAAAACGAAAGTGCGTGTGCGAAAGGCAATGAAAAAACTAGGCTATCACCCAAACTTCATTGCACGCAGCCTTGCTAATCAGACAACGAGGATCATTGGCTTGGTACTGCCAAGCTCATCAATAGAATTTTATCAAAATCCTTTTTTTCCGACGATATTGCAAGGCCTTAGTGAGGGAGCTCAGGAAAACCACTATTCACTTTTGCTTAGTACGGGGAAAACAGAAGACGAAATCTACAATGGAGTCGTAAATATGGTGCAGGGCGGGATGGTTGATGGAATCATCTTGATGTATTCAAGGTTGAATGACCATATTCTGACCTATTTGAGAGAAAGGGGATTTCCCTTCGTCATCATCGGGAAACCTTACGATTTCATCGAGGAGCTAACGTATGTAGATAATGATAATGTCCTCGCTGCAGAACAGGCAACAGATTACCTCATTCAGCTCGGACATGAAAGAATCGGCTTCATTGGAGGAGATGCAACCCTTGTGATGACACTCGATCGTTTGTCAGGGTTTGAACGAGCGCTGAAAAGGGCTGGCATCGTTCCGAGGAATGAATATACCTTACATGAAGACTTCTTGCATGAAGGTGGACAGGCAGCGGCGAAAAGGCTGCTTTCCATTGACGAGCCTCCAACAGCCTTGGTGGTCAGTGATGACCTTATGGCACTAGGCGTCGTGCAGTCACTTCGGGAGATGGGGATTCGCACGCCGGAAGAAATGTCCATCGTCAGTTTCAATAATGTGCTTTTCTCGGAATTATCTTTACCTGCCCTGACCTCAGTGGATATTAATATTTTCGATTTAGGCTATCAGGCGGCCAAGGGCATCATTCAGATGCTGCAAACTGGAGATGCTCCTGCTGGTGCCATCATTCCACATCATTTCGTGGAAAGGCACTCTTGCAGATCACTCAAGCAGGGTGCGATGGTGGCCATGAACTATTAA
- a CDS encoding DUF3941 domain-containing protein, with the protein MSKTTDNNKRPKDNQAINAEKNIAYQENLTAGKHSYSKKTDHK; encoded by the coding sequence ATGTCCAAAACCACTGATAACAATAAAAGACCGAAAGACAATCAAGCGATCAATGCCGAAAAAAATATCGCTTATCAGGAAAACCTCACTGCAGGTAAACACTCCTATTCGAAGAAAACGGATCATAAATGA
- a CDS encoding DegV family protein, with translation MAITILADSACDLPLSFYKENNVSLIPLQVHLDGKNYEDLLTINSKEVYQAMIDGKAPKTSQASPEYLIELFRQFAKEEKQGIYIAFSSELSGTYQTAVMILNQVKEEYPALDIEIVNTKCASMGVGLIVKQAAELAANGASKEEILADIEFRTRHMEHLFTVDNLEYLARGGRISKTSALVGGLLNIKPLLHVEDGKLVPLEKIRGKKKLIKRVIELMHERGKNLTTQTIAISHGDDEETALEWKEAIQNEFGTSDFMIHTIGSVIGAHAGPGTIALFFLNDTPEKS, from the coding sequence ATGGCTATCACAATTCTTGCAGATAGTGCATGTGATTTGCCATTGTCTTTCTATAAGGAAAACAATGTCTCATTGATCCCTTTACAAGTCCACCTTGATGGGAAAAACTATGAAGATTTGCTTACCATTAATTCTAAAGAAGTCTATCAGGCGATGATTGACGGAAAAGCGCCGAAAACATCCCAAGCTTCCCCGGAATACTTAATAGAACTTTTCAGGCAATTTGCCAAGGAGGAAAAACAGGGGATTTATATTGCCTTTTCCTCTGAGCTATCCGGAACCTACCAAACGGCTGTGATGATCCTTAATCAGGTGAAGGAAGAATATCCTGCTCTTGATATTGAAATCGTCAACACAAAATGCGCTTCGATGGGTGTCGGCTTAATCGTCAAGCAAGCCGCCGAATTAGCGGCAAACGGTGCATCGAAAGAAGAAATCCTGGCTGATATCGAATTTCGCACCCGCCATATGGAGCATCTGTTCACGGTGGATAATCTTGAATATTTGGCACGCGGAGGCCGCATCTCCAAAACTTCTGCCCTTGTTGGCGGATTATTAAACATTAAACCGTTATTACACGTTGAAGATGGGAAACTGGTCCCACTGGAAAAGATTCGCGGCAAAAAGAAATTGATTAAACGTGTCATTGAATTAATGCATGAAAGAGGCAAAAACTTAACAACCCAAACGATTGCCATCAGTCATGGCGATGATGAAGAAACGGCATTGGAGTGGAAAGAAGCCATCCAAAATGAATTCGGGACGAGCGATTTCATGATCCACACGATCGGCTCCGTCATTGGCGCTCATGCAGGCCCTGGCACAATTGCCCTTTTCTTCTTAAACGATACCCCTGAGAAATCATAA
- a CDS encoding MBL fold metallo-hydrolase has protein sequence MTFAISEYGHWEKVHSFLLIGKNRAALIDTGLGIDSIKRITNQLTDLPIIVLTTHVHADHIGGHGEFDMIYVHGADADWLINGIKGLSLNQIRKDMARDITKPLPESFDPATYRPYVGTPDGLLADGDTVDLGNRSLSIYHTPGHSPGHISILDHDREYLFTGDLLYSDTPIYAFYPSTNPIDLVNSFERIAKIRKVSKIYGSHNQLGLESSILEEVLAAAKYLKDNDLARHGTGIHTFKGFSVQF, from the coding sequence ATGACGTTTGCGATAAGTGAATATGGTCATTGGGAGAAAGTGCATTCTTTTTTACTAATTGGCAAGAACAGGGCTGCGTTGATTGATACCGGGCTTGGCATCGATTCGATCAAGCGGATCACGAACCAACTAACGGACCTCCCGATCATCGTCTTGACCACACACGTGCATGCGGATCATATCGGGGGACATGGGGAATTCGATATGATTTATGTTCATGGGGCGGATGCCGATTGGCTCATTAATGGCATCAAGGGCTTGTCTTTGAACCAAATAAGGAAAGACATGGCCAGGGATATTACAAAACCTTTGCCTGAATCATTCGACCCTGCAACATATAGACCATATGTAGGAACCCCTGACGGACTCCTTGCAGATGGGGATACGGTCGACCTCGGGAATCGGAGTTTAAGCATCTATCACACCCCTGGACATTCACCGGGCCACATCTCCATATTGGATCATGATAGAGAGTATTTGTTTACAGGTGATTTGCTTTATTCGGATACTCCCATTTACGCATTTTATCCATCCACAAATCCTATAGACCTTGTGAATTCATTTGAAAGAATCGCCAAAATCCGCAAAGTTTCGAAAATATACGGCAGTCATAACCAGCTGGGACTGGAATCGTCCATTCTGGAGGAAGTGTTGGCAGCCGCCAAATACCTCAAAGACAATGATTTGGCCAGACATGGTACAGGCATCCATACGTTCAAGGGCTTCAGTGTCCAATTCTAG